The genomic interval TCCCAGTCGGTTCAACAGCCGTTACCACATCACCTGCTTCTGTAAAGATATAGACATCCCCACCAAATCCAAATTGATGCGTTTCGACAATCCCGGAGGGCCATGCCAAGGTAATAGAACCCGATTGATACAATCCAGCAAAGCCAAATTCGAGTTCTAAACTGTCACTGCCCAAGAAACCTGTACCACAGATTAATTCTTGTGTTTGAACGTGGTTACCCACTGCTACTGTCACGCGTGTGCCGATGCCATCTCGGTTGCTTTCTGTGCCGATCAACCGGATTTTGATGCGTCGATTCTTAGATTGGACGAACCGATTGTTAGATTTCGGAAAGCCAGGATCCAGATCGTTTTGGAGAAGGGTATTGCCGGTGTTGTTGACGACATAGAAATCGACATCGCCATCGTTATCAAAATCACCAGAGGTTGCACCGCGTGCGACCGCATCAACAGTGGCGTTGAGTGCATCGGCACGGTCAACAAATTGTCCGTTCTGATTATGATAGAGGCGATTGCGATTGGTCTTTTGTGAGCCATCAACATCACCGTTGACGACGTAGAGATCGCGCCAACCGTCGTTGTCATAGTCAACAAAACTGGCGTACCAGCCTACACCCTCGTTTGCGACCCCAGCAGCTTCAGCCACATTCGTGAAAGTGCCGTCACCGTTATTTCGCCAGAGGAGATCCGCATCGTAGTTAGTGATGAAAAAGTCTAAGTCAGTGTCGTTATCATAGTCGCCGACGCAGAGTCCCATCGCGCCTGTCGGTTTCCCGTTGATTTCGGTTACGATGCCAGACGACTCTGAAACATCAGCAAAAGTGCCATCGCCTCTGTTGCGATAGAGTTTGTCAGGTCCGTGATCGTTTGCGACGAACAGGTCTGCCCAAGTATCGCCATCGTAGTCAAAGAAGATTGCCCCCCAAGCGATCCCGTCATCTTCAACGCCAGCGATTTTTGTAACTTCTTCAAAGGTGCCATCCCCTCGATTTCGGTAGAGGACGTTGGTTTTTGGAGCAGGAATTGGGTTTAAGAGGGAGGGTGCTCGTCCCCAATTAGCGATATAGATGTCCAACCATCCATCGTGATCATAATCAGCGATTACGGGACCGGTGCCGTGTTTTTCATCGGCAACACCTGCGTGTTCGCTTACGTCTGTGAAGGTACCATCTCCGTTGTTTTCAAAGAGAAAATTGGGACCGGCACAGGTTACATAGAGGTCGCGCCATCCGTCATTGTTGTAATCGAACCAGACACACCCGCGCCCATTCGGTGTATGAGCGATACCTGCCTTCGCCGCTATATCTGTGAATGTTCCATCCTGATTGTTGTGGTAAAGTGCGTTGGGTAAACCGCCATCGCCAACGACGAAGATATCAAGCCAACAACCGTCATTATTGTAATCTACAGCGGCAGTACCGGGACCCCACCAGGCCCCGGACTCCGTGTCAACGGGTGTTTCACGTTGATAGACATTTGCGGTGCGACTGACATCCTTGAAGGTGGATGCCGCGAGTGCGGAAACACCGAAGAAAATAAAAATAAGGATCAGATAATACCGCATAATTTGCATCCACCCTTAATATTGGGATTTGACTGCTGCCCAAGTTGTCGTCGCTTTTCCGCCGGGTTCAACGGGGAACGGATTCAGATTGTCGTTGAAGTATTCGTATTCGACCTCCAGATTTCCTGCGCCTGCTGCGACACCGGCATAAATTCCGAGCCATAACGGCGGCGTGAGTTCAAATTCACCTTCTCCAATATCCACCCAATCCTTATCTTCCGCTGCCTTATACCAAGCAGTATATGTATCGCCATCTTTTTTGAGTCGGAGGGACAATTCGACCTCACCCCAATCACCAAACTTCCAATGGATATCAGGCGGACCCATCCCGGCTTGCTTGGTTTGATATTGGATTTGTCCTTTTGGTCCTGCATCTCGCGACCAGAATTTAATGGTTACCCAATTATCGTCGCTCGGGCTTTTCACGACCAGTCCATTGACTCCTGAACTGGTATCCCATTTGGCGAAGAAGTGGGTTTCGACATCAAACATATCGGTATCGGTTTCCTGATACAGGAAATGAGATGCGTCTGTTGCCCAGAGATTTCGGTTCGGTTCACTGTCAATATACAGGAAATCCGCGCGGGTTTTGCCGACATCCCATTTCGGGGGTTCGTTCTGCCATTCCCAATTAGGATTCTTCAAGTCGCCCCCTTCAAACGGGTCCCCGAACGAATCCGCTGCGTTTGCAACGCCTACAAAGAGGAGCATGGATAGACATATACTTGCACTATACGTGATAATTCTTCCAAATTTTGGCAGCGTTTGTAAGCCAAAATTTGCTGTTAAAAATCGTGTTTTCATAAGTCAGTTTTATCCTATTCTTCGGTGTCAAAACCCCCTACTTCAGTGGAGGGATGTAGACACTGCCTATGTTTTTCGTTGTTTTCGTCTAAACGTTTTTCTCTCTAAATCGTCTAAATAAGTAGTGTTCGGCATTGGTTGTAGTTAATGTTGTGGTAGATACACTAAACAAGTGAGATAACTACGTAAAAGCCTCACACGCCTCTATACTTGTTGAAAATCTGCTTGTCAGTCGTTAGTAGGGAAAGATTGCTTAAAAGCACATCCCATCTGAAACAGACGACTCAAAACTTTTCGTAAGGACACTTCGGTGTCGCAGTTAGGGCATTAACTGTTGCAGGAGGCTTTGTAAGACTTGCTATGCAAGCTAAGGTCGTTGATCGCACGATCTGCCCCGCGCAGGGTGTTTCTAAGAATCCCCCTGCTTTAGCGGGGGGAGTATGTCAAAACCTCCTTCTCCAATTTTAAAACAGATTTTCGAGATTGTCAAGACAAATCAAATTGTGTCTCCACGATGCGGTTCTTGATCAATCCTGTTTAATTCCGACGACCACGTTCTCAGATGACACGTCCTCCGGTATCACGACAAAAATTTTTCCAGATTCAGAAGATTCGCTCTGTTTTTCGAGATACTCTGTTATTTCGTTCGCATCAAGAAAAATGGTGCCACCTGCAGCCGCTTCAGGTAGTGGTGTATATTCGGATCCAAATTTTCGGATCCATTTGAAGACGGTACTCGGTGCCACCGAGAACATCCGTGCTATATCGCTTATAGAGACCCCACGGCAGTATAAGAAAACCGCCAAGGCTCGCTGCCATGGTGGTCTCCCGCGAGTCGTCTGACGTGTAAACTGAAAACCGCAGGCTTTACATTTGTAGCGTTGACTTCCCCTGGCTTTCCCATTTTTGACGGCATCTCTCCGTTTACAACGTGGGCAGTTCATTACGGCACACCCCTCTTTCAAAATTTGATGAGAAAAGTATACCACAAAAGCGTCAGTGCCGCAACATCTCCATTTTGGATTTTACGGAGTTCTGCAGAATAATTTTCACTTGTTATTTTTTTTTGCATGATATACTATATGTTGTAGGTAGAGATACATCTGCCGAAGACAGATTCTAAAGATGAAGGTCGTAGGTCGGATTAGAACTTTAGTAGGAGCACATTTTGCTCGCGGCGCGCCCAGCGCGTAAAGGAGAACACGATTATGGCAGGGAAACTGAAAGTTGCAGCAGTTGGGTGCGGTGGTATAGGACGTCTGCATCAACTCGGCTATCTGCAGCATCCGGGGGCGGAATTGGTGGCAGTGTGTGATATAGATGCCGCTAAAGCGCAAGCACGTGCCGAAGAACTCAATATTGCCAAGTGGTATCCCTCCATCCAGGAGATGCTTGCGCATGAAGAATGCGACTTGGTAGATGTCGTAACCGCCGACCATCTGCACTTTGAACCCGTGATGGAATGCCTGGAAGCAGGTAAACATGTTATTTCCGAGAAACCGCTCTCGCTTTATATTGACGAAGCAGAACAGATGGTAGCCAAAGCAGAAGAGAAGGGTGTTCACCTCGCTATCGACTACAATCGCCGATTCGCACCGGGATATGTCCAAGCACGGAAATGGTTTGACGCAGGGGCAATTGGGCAGACGTATTACTTAGACATGAAATTATCGCAAGGTGGCCCGGCTTCAACATGGAAGGGAGAATATTACCTACTTTACGAACTCGAGACGCATGCCATTGATCTGCTCCGCTGGTTCGGTGGCGAAATTGTTGCCGTTTGTGCGCAGATGGCGAAACCGCGGCAACATGAAGCGCGCGAAGGCGAGGACGCATGCTATACCAGTATGGCGATCTCGTTCCGTTATGAAACGGAAGTCGTCGCGACACTCTTAGCGAGCTGGGACAGCGATTTTATCCACCCGATCGAACACCTTGAAATTTGCGGCTCTGATGGCGAAATCGTGGTCAATAATGTGCTCTCACGCGCCACTCTAATGAAACGAGATAATCAGGTCGTTGAAGAATATCGACCCTCCATTTTTAGAGCCGAACAGCTTGCTTTTGATGGGACATTCGCACTACGGATGGCGGCTCTCGTTGATGATCTACTCACCGATCGCCCGCCCGCACCGACAGGAAGAGATGGCTTGCAAGCACTACGGATTACCGAAGCGATTGTGGAATCATGGAAGGAAAAACGGGAAATAACAGTTAAGCTCGATTGATAACGATATGTAAACCGTTTCTCAGGCAAGCCGTTTCTATGTGCAAGGAGGAATAAAATTATGAAACGCCATCCGTTTTTTTTAAGAGGAGTGCGTCAGGTACGACTTCCTAACTCTTCATATTCGACTGTGTGCGCTTGTGTCGCATCGCTTGTTTTTCTGTTTCTATCAATAAACTGCGGTCCGCCACCGCAAGGTCAATACCATGTCCCAGAATCCGCGATCACTGCCGCCGAGAGGAACATGACGCCTCAGTCAAAACAGAATCAATCCAGCTTGCCTGAAAATGCTTTCGTCCGTTTGCAAGAACGGCCATACGTTGGAAACGCTTTCAAGGCACCACCGAACGCGAATACCAGAGGTGGACTTGATGATTTCTATGCGAAGACGCGTGGCGCAGCACAGCACGCTGCTATTATCTCCAACTGTTCGTTCGATGTCCTAAAAGCGTTTATCGCGAAAGGGTGGGTTCCGATTGTAAAGATCGAATTTTCACGTGGGCACCCGGAGATTCTACCCTTAACGCGTTATAACGACGCTACAAGTGAAGTATCCTTTCAAAACCCAGCGAGTTTCTCTGAGCGTCGATTAAGTTATAAGGATTTTGAGACCTCTTGGACAACGAGTTCACGGAACAAATGCGTCTTAATCACGCCACAGCAGCTTTCGGACTCAGACCTTGAAAAAGTGTTAGGAAAATATTTACCGAAAGAAGCGTTCCAACAGGTCAGCATGAGAAGCCGTTGATACGACGTTAACTCGATCGTCCATCGAGGTACCCATACCTTAGTTTTGCCTGACTCGACAACATGGAAAAGGATAAAATTTTGAGAGCACTTCCGTTTACGGCTGTCACGATTAGCGACCAGTTTTGGGCACCTCGACAGAAAACGAATTCCGAGGCGACAATTCCACATGAACTCGCGCAGTGCCAAATAACCGGCAGGATTGATAACTTCGCGAAAGCCGCTGGCTTGATGTCTGGGGATTTTGAAGGGATCTTCTTCAACGATTCGGATGTCCATAAATGGATAGAAGCGGCAGCGTATACACTCTGGACGCATCCGAATCCAGAATGGGAAGCGGAACTCGATGAAGTCATCGCAAAGATCGCCGCGAGCCAACAGCCCGATGGTTACCTGAATACCTACTTTACATTGGTTGAACCGACAAAACGGTGGCAGAACCTCGGTATGATGCACGAACTGTATTGTGCCGGACACCTCTTTGAAGCAGGTGTCGCGCATTACCAAGCCACAGGAAAGCAGACGCTGTTAGACGTTGCGTGTCGGTTCGCGGATCTGATAGATAACACCTTCGGCCCCGGCAAACGAGACGGGTTGCCCGGACATGAAGGGATCGAACTCGCGCTCGTGAAACTGGCGCGTGTGACAGGCGAAGTCCGCTACATGTCCCTCGCGGATTACTTTGTCAGACAGCGTGGACATTCTCCGTCAATTTTTGAGAAAGAATTACAGAACCCGGACCTTCCGGGTGGACTCGGTGCATATCAACACCACTTCACACGCGATGGAAAATTCGAGGGACATTACGCCCAAGCCCATCTCCCGATACAGGAACAGACAGAGTGTGTCGGGCACGCTGTGCGCGCGATGTATCTTTATAGTGGTGCCGCCGAGATCGCTTACGAAACCGGTGATACCGCTATTACACACGCGCTTGAAGCCCTCTGGCAGAACGTCGGGAAACGTCTATATATCACTGGTGGTGTGGGCCCCTCTGGACACAACGAAGGTTTCACGAAAGATTATGAATTGCCCAATTTCTCTGCTTATGCCGAAACGTGCGCCTCTATCGGACTGATATTCTGGGCACATCGGATGTTCTTGCTGCGTGGGGAGTCTCGTTTTGTTGATGTATTGGAGACGGCGCTCTACAACGGCGCACTCTCCGGCATCTCGCTCGATGGCACGGGTTTCTTCTATCAGAATCCATTGGCAAGCCACGGGGATAGGCATCGACACGAATGGTTCGGTTGTGCGTGCTGCCCACCGAATATCGCTCGACTTCTCGCCTCTATTGGACAGTACATCTACGCCGAATCGGAAGAAGGTTTATGGGTGAACCTGTATGTCGGCGGCACCGCCGATGCGATTGTCGCACGGAATGTCCCAGTGAGACTGACACAAGCAACCGATTACCCGTGGACAGGCGACGTAACGCTAACAATCACGCCACAAGCACCGGTATCCTTCAGTTTGAAACTACGGATTCCGGGGTGGTGTGAAGAGTTTGAAGCACGGGTCAACGGTGAAGTCTACAACGCACAAGCGAATTCGGACGGTTATCTCTCTATCACACGAGAATGGCGCGCCGGTGACCGTGTGGCACTTCAACTCGCGATGCCTGTTACACGTGTCCACGCGCATCCACTTGTGAGAGAAAACCTTGGACGCTCTGCTTTACGCCGCGGTCCGCTCGTCTACTGTTTTGAAGATGTTGACAACCCTGATGGCGCGTTTCAGACGCTGGCTCTCACCAACAATAACGCACTGGAGACGACATTTAATAGTGACTTATTGGGAGGTGTAACGCTTATCCGTGGTACGGGCAGCGTCCTGAACGATACCGAGTGGGGAGATAATCTCTATCTCACGGGCCCGAGTGCGAAGCAGATAGAAGTTACCGCGATTCCGTATTATGCATGGTGTAATCGTGGCACCGGCAAGATGGCAGTGTGGATCCTCTAAACTATACCTATTAGTACTAACGCAGCTCCCATAGGAGAATTGTCCCGTCGTGGCTTCCACTGGCAATGGTGTTTCCATCTGGAGAAAACACTACGTTGTTAACACCCCCCGTATGTCCCGTGAGTGTTGCTATGTGTTCTCCTGTATTTGTGTCCCAGAACTGCACCGGTTTGTCCCTACTGCCAGTAAGCACTTTATCCCCATTCGGTGAGAACACAACACTGATGTACCTCAATTGAGGCGGTGTTTTAATTATAGTTTTCTGCTCTCCTTCGCGAACGTCCCACAGTCGAACCGACTTGTCGTCACTTGCACTTGCCAAAGTTGTACCATCCGACGAGAATGCGATGGAATTGGGACCTTGCGTATGTCCTTCAAGCGTTGTTATAATCTGCCTTGTTTGAACGTCCCACAATCGGATTGTTTTGTCATTACTGGCACTGGCGAGTGTTGCGCCGTCTGGAGAAAAGGCAACGCAATTGAGAGCTGCTGTATGTCCCCTGAGTGTGGCTATTTGTTGCCCTGTTTGTGCATCCCAAAAACAGACCGTTCCATCCCTACCGCCCGTAGCAATAGTGTTTCCATCGGGTGCGTATGCCATAGATCTAAATGCGTCCGGATGCTTTACAATTGATGTTTCGGGCTTTCTTGTGTGTTCCTGCGATACATCATTGCCAGCATCCCACAAGCGGACTGTCCCATCCCTACCGGCAGTAGCGATAGTATTCTCATCTGAGGCATAGACAACAGCAGTGATATAATTCGTGTGCCCTTTGAGTGTGGCTATTTTTTGTTTCGTTTGAACGTCCCATAAGGAACCGACTCCATTCCGATTCCCTGAAAGGATAGTTTTTCCATTCGGCGAATATGCCAAAGAAGTGAGACTACCCGCATAACCTTTGAACGTTGTTCTGTGTTTTCCTGTTTGAATATCCCACAACCGCACCGTATTGTCTGAACCAGCAGAAGCGAGCGTACTTCCATCTGGGGAAAACGCGATGGATGGAACACCTCTGCTATGCCCTTCAAAGGTCGTTATAGGGTCGCCTGTTTGTATATCCCACAAGCGGACTGTATCATACGCGCCAGTAGCAAGAGTCGCGCCATCAGGCGAGAACGCTACTGTAAAGACATCTCCGTTAT from Candidatus Poribacteria bacterium carries:
- a CDS encoding FG-GAP-like repeat-containing protein gives rise to the protein MRYYLILIFIFFGVSALAASTFKDVSRTANVYQRETPVDTESGAWWGPGTAAVDYNNDGCWLDIFVVGDGGLPNALYHNNQDGTFTDIAAKAGIAHTPNGRGCVWFDYNNDGWRDLYVTCAGPNFLFENNGDGTFTDVSEHAGVADEKHGTGPVIADYDHDGWLDIYIANWGRAPSLLNPIPAPKTNVLYRNRGDGTFEEVTKIAGVEDDGIAWGAIFFDYDGDTWADLFVANDHGPDKLYRNRGDGTFADVSESSGIVTEINGKPTGAMGLCVGDYDNDTDLDFFITNYDADLLWRNNGDGTFTNVAEAAGVANEGVGWYASFVDYDNDGWRDLYVVNGDVDGSQKTNRNRLYHNQNGQFVDRADALNATVDAVARGATSGDFDNDGDVDFYVVNNTGNTLLQNDLDPGFPKSNNRFVQSKNRRIKIRLIGTESNRDGIGTRVTVAVGNHVQTQELICGTGFLGSDSLELEFGFAGLYQSGSITLAWPSGIVETHQFGFGGDVYIFTEAGDVVTAVEPTGKLGTTWGKVKAAEVFQNYPNPFNPETWIPYRLFESSDVQISIYSQTGELIRNFNLGHQAHGEKILYWDGKNREGETVASGIYFYQFKAGDTQSVRKMWLMK
- a CDS encoding helix-turn-helix domain-containing protein, whose product is MNCPRCKRRDAVKNGKARGSQRYKCKACGFQFTRQTTRGRPPWQRALAVFLYCRGVSISDIARMFSVAPSTVFKWIRKFGSEYTPLPEAAAGGTIFLDANEITEYLEKQSESSESGKIFVVIPEDVSSENVVVGIKQD
- a CDS encoding Gfo/Idh/MocA family oxidoreductase; protein product: MAGKLKVAAVGCGGIGRLHQLGYLQHPGAELVAVCDIDAAKAQARAEELNIAKWYPSIQEMLAHEECDLVDVVTADHLHFEPVMECLEAGKHVISEKPLSLYIDEAEQMVAKAEEKGVHLAIDYNRRFAPGYVQARKWFDAGAIGQTYYLDMKLSQGGPASTWKGEYYLLYELETHAIDLLRWFGGEIVAVCAQMAKPRQHEAREGEDACYTSMAISFRYETEVVATLLASWDSDFIHPIEHLEICGSDGEIVVNNVLSRATLMKRDNQVVEEYRPSIFRAEQLAFDGTFALRMAALVDDLLTDRPPAPTGRDGLQALRITEAIVESWKEKREITVKLD
- a CDS encoding glycoside hydrolase family 127 protein, yielding MEKDKILRALPFTAVTISDQFWAPRQKTNSEATIPHELAQCQITGRIDNFAKAAGLMSGDFEGIFFNDSDVHKWIEAAAYTLWTHPNPEWEAELDEVIAKIAASQQPDGYLNTYFTLVEPTKRWQNLGMMHELYCAGHLFEAGVAHYQATGKQTLLDVACRFADLIDNTFGPGKRDGLPGHEGIELALVKLARVTGEVRYMSLADYFVRQRGHSPSIFEKELQNPDLPGGLGAYQHHFTRDGKFEGHYAQAHLPIQEQTECVGHAVRAMYLYSGAAEIAYETGDTAITHALEALWQNVGKRLYITGGVGPSGHNEGFTKDYELPNFSAYAETCASIGLIFWAHRMFLLRGESRFVDVLETALYNGALSGISLDGTGFFYQNPLASHGDRHRHEWFGCACCPPNIARLLASIGQYIYAESEEGLWVNLYVGGTADAIVARNVPVRLTQATDYPWTGDVTLTITPQAPVSFSLKLRIPGWCEEFEARVNGEVYNAQANSDGYLSITREWRAGDRVALQLAMPVTRVHAHPLVRENLGRSALRRGPLVYCFEDVDNPDGAFQTLALTNNNALETTFNSDLLGGVTLIRGTGSVLNDTEWGDNLYLTGPSAKQIEVTAIPYYAWCNRGTGKMAVWIL